The DNA sequence GGACCTCGACGCCGGTCTGGTCTACGAGCTGACCGAGTACGGCAGCGAGCTCGACCACATCCTGCTCGACCTCGGCCTGTGGGGCGCGCGCTCGCTGAGCCACCCGGGCCCGGACGACGTCTTCACCCTGGACGCGGCGATCCTCTCGCTGTACACGACGTTCCAGAGCGAAGCCGCGGCCGGCGTCCAGGTGACGTTCGAGATCCAGTACCACGACTCGATGATCCTGCACGCGATGGTCGACGACGGCGCGCTCAAGGTCTCCGAGGGCCGCCACTCCGACGCCGACCTGATCATCCGCTCCAGCCAGGGCCCGGCCCTGCTGGACGTGATCGGCGGCCAGGTCACCCCGGCGGAAGCGGTGATCGCGGGCAAGGTCTCGATCGAGGGCGACCTGCGCGACCTGGAGCTGTTCACCCGCCTGTTCCGCCTGACGGCGGCCCCGGAACCGCAGGAAGGTGTCGTCCTGCACTGATTCCG is a window from the Amycolatopsis sp. NBC_00355 genome containing:
- a CDS encoding winged helix-turn-helix transcriptional regulator, which produces MTARTRTYGQFCGLARAMELVGERWALLIVRDLVLGPKRYTELQAGLPKIPPSILSARLNEMEEAGVIRRRIRPDLDAGLVYELTEYGSELDHILLDLGLWGARSLSHPGPDDVFTLDAAILSLYTTFQSEAAAGVQVTFEIQYHDSMILHAMVDDGALKVSEGRHSDADLIIRSSQGPALLDVIGGQVTPAEAVIAGKVSIEGDLRDLELFTRLFRLTAAPEPQEGVVLH